Proteins encoded in a region of the Candidatus Delongbacteria bacterium genome:
- a CDS encoding adenylyl-sulfate kinase: MGEKLKNKDSLQIVFAGHVDHGKSTIIGRLLVDTDSLPTGKLEFVKKMCQNNSKPFEYAFLLDALKEEQSQGITIDSSRCFFETDKRRYIIIDAPGHIEFLRNMVTGASRASAAFIVIDAHEGVMENSKRHGYLLAMLGIKQINVLVNKMDLVSFSETDFLKIKENYSEFLNSLSISDISFIPVSGFYGDNVSQKSLNMSWYDGKTVLEALESFEINDEVIDSDFRMSVQDVYKFTGKGDERRIIAGMVDYGMLSVGDEILFSPSGKKSKVKSIENFEREEYSVKAGYSVGFTLYDQLYIKRGEIISKKNETHPICSKKLIANIFWMGKERLVIGKDYILKLGTQKTVFQIEEILFVMNTAELSTDQYKKEIDQNEIGRVVLVLKNILAFEISDKFPNFGRFVVVDDYEICGGGIIIDYPDKEISQLRENVNLRNLNWINNSVSSEMRCEKYGHKSCLIIISGKKGSGRKKIARLLETELFSSDKIVFYMGMGNIVYGVDADIKCSGNENRKEHIRRLSEVCNLMLQTGLILIVTIQEIECSDLEIFDQVIGEHNRLTVWLGSEYSCNADLKFDVSNSEYISDEIINLLQSRSIIN, translated from the coding sequence GTCTTCAGATTGTTTTTGCAGGTCACGTAGACCATGGTAAGAGTACAATTATTGGTAGATTGTTGGTTGATACAGACTCACTGCCTACCGGTAAACTTGAATTTGTAAAAAAAATGTGCCAAAATAATTCAAAACCATTTGAATATGCTTTTCTTTTAGATGCTTTGAAAGAGGAACAATCTCAGGGTATTACCATAGATTCATCACGATGCTTTTTTGAAACAGATAAAAGACGTTATATAATTATTGACGCACCGGGTCATATAGAGTTTTTACGAAACATGGTTACCGGAGCATCCAGAGCTTCGGCTGCTTTTATAGTAATTGATGCTCATGAAGGTGTAATGGAAAATTCAAAAAGACATGGGTATCTTTTAGCTATGCTGGGAATCAAACAGATAAACGTTTTAGTTAATAAGATGGATCTTGTAAGTTTCAGTGAAACTGATTTTTTAAAAATAAAAGAGAATTATTCTGAATTTTTAAATAGTTTGTCAATAAGCGATATCTCTTTCATCCCTGTTAGCGGGTTTTATGGTGATAATGTATCTCAAAAATCTTTAAATATGTCCTGGTATGATGGTAAAACGGTATTGGAAGCTTTGGAAAGTTTTGAAATTAACGATGAAGTTATTGATTCAGATTTCAGAATGTCGGTTCAGGATGTGTATAAATTTACTGGAAAAGGTGACGAAAGAAGAATTATTGCAGGAATGGTGGATTATGGCATGCTTTCAGTTGGCGATGAAATATTATTTTCTCCTTCAGGGAAAAAAAGTAAAGTCAAATCAATTGAAAATTTTGAGAGAGAAGAATATTCTGTTAAGGCAGGGTACTCTGTGGGTTTTACTTTATACGATCAATTGTATATTAAACGTGGTGAGATTATTTCTAAGAAAAATGAAACTCATCCAATTTGTTCAAAAAAGTTGATAGCAAATATTTTTTGGATGGGTAAAGAAAGACTGGTGATTGGAAAAGATTATATTCTTAAATTAGGGACTCAAAAAACTGTATTTCAAATTGAAGAAATTTTGTTTGTAATGAATACTGCTGAATTGTCAACAGATCAATATAAAAAAGAAATTGATCAAAATGAGATTGGACGAGTGGTTCTTGTGCTTAAAAATATACTTGCTTTTGAAATTTCTGATAAATTTCCAAATTTTGGGAGATTCGTTGTAGTCGATGATTATGAGATTTGTGGTGGTGGAATTATTATAGATTATCCTGATAAAGAGATCAGTCAACTGAGAGAGAACGTTAATCTAAGAAATTTGAATTGGATCAATAATAGTGTTTCCAGTGAAATGAGGTGTGAAAAATATGGTCATAAATCCTGTCTGATAATAATTAGTGGTAAAAAAGGTTCAGGAAGAAAAAAAATAGCCAGATTATTGGAAACAGAACTATTTTCGTCAGATAAAATTGTTTTCTATATGGGCATGGGCAATATTGTCTATGGTGTTGATGCCGATATAAAGTGTAGCGGTAATGAAAACAGAAAAGAACATATTAGAAGATTATCTGAAGTCTGTAATTTAATGTTACAAACAGGATTGATACTTATTGTCACAATACAGGAGATTGAGTGCTCTGATTTAGAGATTTTTGACCAGGTAATAGGAGAGCATAATCGTCTAACTGTATGGCTTGGTTCTGAATATTCTTGTAATGCAGATCTAAAATTTGATGTAAGTAATAGCGAGTACATTTCAGATGAAATAATCAATTTATTGCAATCCAGAAGTATAATTAACTAA
- the cysC gene encoding adenylyl-sulfate kinase produces the protein MSENIFLSKSYVPQKLKEKLLNQKAVTLWMTGLSGSGKSTLAFALEQKLFEMNYLSIVLDGDNLRHGLCSDLGFSESDRMENIRRVAQTAKLFNQNGVIVIVSLISPLTIGRENARNIIGDNFYEIYVNADLEVCISRDTKGLYRKAINGEIDSFTGVSAPYEEPKNPDLVLNTNNTSLKENLDILLDFFLTIENKLG, from the coding sequence GTGTCAGAAAATATTTTTTTATCTAAAAGTTATGTCCCACAAAAATTGAAAGAAAAGTTGCTAAACCAAAAGGCTGTAACTCTTTGGATGACTGGTTTATCTGGTTCAGGGAAATCGACACTTGCATTTGCTCTTGAACAGAAATTGTTTGAGATGAACTATCTTTCAATTGTTTTAGATGGTGACAATTTACGACATGGTTTGTGTAGCGATTTGGGATTCTCAGAGAGTGATAGAATGGAGAATATCAGACGTGTTGCCCAAACTGCTAAGCTTTTCAATCAGAATGGAGTAATTGTTATAGTTTCCTTAATTTCACCATTAACTATTGGAAGGGAAAATGCGAGAAATATCATTGGTGATAACTTTTATGAGATCTATGTGAATGCAGATTTGGAAGTTTGCATAAGTCGAGATACTAAAGGTTTATATAGAAAAGCTATAAATGGTGAAATAGATAGCTTTACAGGTGTTTCTGCTCCTTATGAGGAACCGAAAAATCCAGATTTGGTTTTAAATACGAATAATACTTCATTAAAAGAAAATTTAGATATATTATTGGATTTTTTTCTTACAATTGAAAATAAATTAGGTTAA